The following proteins are co-located in the Candidatus Planktophila lacus genome:
- the coaBC gene encoding bifunctional phosphopantothenoylcysteine decarboxylase/phosphopantothenate--cysteine ligase CoaBC, with the protein MARAREVILGVGGGIAAYKSCDLLRRLQDRGYLVTIVPTPSSLNFVGAATWEALSGRPVTTQVWERVDEVRHISLAKDADCAIIAPATADLIARIAAGRADDLLTNLILAIDVPILVVPAMHPQMWLDPATVANVATLRSRGFKVMEPEVGRLTGDDIGPGRFPETAAIIENFEQAIGAKKDFLGRKVLVTAGGTREAIDPVRYIGNRSSGRQGAAVASAALNRGAEVTLIMANSQLTEEESRALQGVRVIPVETAIEMHQFLEEEFPKTDVLVMSAAVADARPSQYSEGKIKKGDLQQIELSENPDLLKSIARLRDKQIVVAFAAETSLNIEIAKAKLVAKGANILYLNDVSEGAIFGATETQGIVLTSNGAQIEVPTSSKDSLAELLLDQALIQLG; encoded by the coding sequence ATGGCGCGCGCTCGGGAAGTAATTCTCGGAGTTGGCGGAGGCATCGCTGCCTATAAATCCTGCGATCTACTTCGTCGTCTGCAAGATCGTGGCTACCTAGTAACTATTGTTCCAACTCCATCAAGTCTGAATTTCGTCGGTGCTGCTACCTGGGAAGCGCTCTCTGGCAGACCAGTTACTACGCAAGTTTGGGAGCGCGTTGATGAAGTTCGCCATATCTCACTTGCCAAGGATGCAGATTGCGCAATCATCGCTCCGGCTACCGCTGACCTCATCGCACGTATCGCAGCTGGTCGCGCTGACGATCTGTTAACAAACCTAATTCTCGCAATCGATGTACCAATCCTGGTCGTACCAGCTATGCATCCGCAGATGTGGCTGGATCCAGCAACTGTCGCAAATGTGGCAACACTTAGATCGCGTGGATTTAAGGTTATGGAACCTGAAGTAGGTCGACTCACTGGCGATGACATTGGTCCGGGAAGATTTCCCGAAACTGCAGCGATCATCGAAAATTTTGAGCAAGCTATTGGCGCGAAGAAGGACTTCCTGGGTCGTAAAGTTTTAGTTACGGCTGGTGGAACACGTGAGGCGATAGATCCAGTTCGCTATATCGGCAACCGTTCTAGCGGTAGACAGGGTGCAGCAGTTGCTAGCGCTGCGCTAAATCGTGGCGCAGAAGTTACTTTGATTATGGCTAATTCACAGTTAACTGAGGAAGAGTCTCGCGCTCTGCAAGGAGTCCGTGTTATTCCGGTTGAAACCGCTATTGAAATGCACCAATTTTTGGAAGAAGAATTTCCTAAGACCGACGTATTGGTCATGAGCGCGGCGGTTGCAGATGCTAGACCTTCGCAGTATTCCGAAGGCAAGATAAAGAAGGGCGATCTGCAACAGATCGAGCTATCAGAGAATCCAGATCTACTTAAATCAATCGCTCGCCTAAGGGATAAACAGATAGTTGTTGCCTTTGCCGCAGAGACATCGCTGAATATTGAGATCGCTAAAGCAAAGTTAGTCGCTAAAGGCGCTAATATTCTCTATCTCAACGATGTTTCAGAAGGCGCCATATTCGGTGCTACTGAGACTCAAGGAATTGTTTTAACGAGCAATGGCGCTCAAATTGAAGTACCAACTTCAAGCAAGGACTCGCTGGCCGAACTTCTCCTCGACCAAGCCCTTATTCAGTTAGGTTAA
- the rpoZ gene encoding DNA-directed RNA polymerase subunit omega — MDGITNPPIDELLEKSGSKYSLVLYAAKRARQINAYYSQLGEGLLEYVGPLVETHVHEKPLSIALREINEGLLTIENLEPTA, encoded by the coding sequence ATGGACGGCATCACTAATCCACCAATCGACGAACTTCTCGAGAAGAGCGGTTCTAAGTACAGCCTCGTTCTCTATGCGGCAAAGCGCGCACGCCAGATCAACGCTTATTATTCACAACTCGGAGAAGGTTTACTTGAATATGTTGGTCCACTAGTTGAGACCCACGTTCATGAGAAGCCTCTCTCAATCGCGCTACGCGAAATCAACGAAGGTCTATTGACCATCGAAAACCTCGAGCCAACTGCTTAA
- the gmk gene encoding guanylate kinase, protein MPTPPQLTPAQRSAALAKSTASRQVRAAIKARVKAGDLSLSAILTLAVNDEAIAKMRVAELLESFAGVGKVRALGILEKLNISPTRRIQGLGVSQRENLLKEFPDRVAAAQRGKLLVLSGPGGVGKSTIAKLLRDSGEFWVSISATTRTARHNEIDGVDYFFYTDEEFDNAVKGALFLEWANFAGARYGTPRKPVEDALRDGKSVLLEIEIAGAKQVKERAPEAVLVFLEPPSWEELVSRLEGRGTDSPERRAARLELAQEELAQAGFFDISLVNERVEEVVAHLISLVTQR, encoded by the coding sequence CGGCGTTAGCGAAATCTACCGCTTCTCGCCAAGTAAGAGCTGCGATCAAAGCGCGCGTGAAAGCCGGTGATCTCTCACTTTCTGCGATTTTAACGCTGGCGGTAAATGATGAAGCGATCGCCAAGATGCGCGTTGCTGAGTTACTCGAATCTTTTGCAGGGGTCGGCAAAGTTCGAGCCTTGGGAATTCTTGAGAAGTTAAATATCTCTCCAACGCGCAGAATTCAAGGCTTAGGAGTTTCACAACGTGAAAATCTATTGAAAGAGTTTCCTGATCGCGTCGCCGCCGCTCAGCGTGGAAAGTTGCTGGTTCTATCTGGACCCGGGGGAGTTGGTAAGAGCACGATCGCCAAATTGCTTCGTGACTCCGGCGAATTTTGGGTCAGCATTTCAGCCACCACAAGAACAGCGCGCCATAATGAAATAGATGGCGTTGATTACTTCTTTTATACCGACGAGGAATTTGATAACGCGGTAAAAGGTGCGCTCTTCTTGGAGTGGGCAAATTTTGCAGGCGCTCGTTATGGAACGCCACGCAAGCCTGTCGAAGATGCGCTCCGCGATGGCAAGAGCGTTTTACTTGAAATCGAAATTGCTGGCGCTAAGCAAGTCAAAGAACGCGCCCCTGAAGCGGTACTTGTATTTCTAGAGCCGCCATCATGGGAAGAGTTAGTTTCGCGGTTAGAAGGACGTGGTACTGATTCACCAGAGCGAAGGGCAGCGCGTTTAGAGTTGGCCCAAGAAGAGCTAGCCCAGGCTGGTTTTTTCGATATTTCCTTGGTAAATGAGCGAGTAGAAGAGGTCGTCGCACACCTGATATCATTGGTGACTCAACGCTAG